One Rhodothermales bacterium genomic window carries:
- a CDS encoding creatininase family protein, whose amino-acid sequence MESPAWGPYERLRPDQIESIRAQTPLAYLPWGALEWHSYHCPIGLDGTQAYGQCLALAMRTGGVVLPPVYIGTDTIKPFKGFGHTIEHSPELVRRLCIEFLDQLVDEGFRVVVIITGHCGGGHTRALGEACQAFQSRRNDARIWLVPSFEPIKDRFPSNHAARGETSFQMLFNPGAVELNRLPADREPTLDEDGVWGADPREASVQEGREMLDLFCERCIPRIIDMLAPFRT is encoded by the coding sequence ATGGAATCACCCGCCTGGGGCCCGTACGAACGGCTTCGCCCCGATCAGATCGAGTCGATCCGTGCACAGACACCGCTCGCGTATCTACCGTGGGGGGCGCTGGAATGGCACAGCTACCACTGCCCGATCGGGCTGGATGGGACGCAGGCGTACGGGCAGTGCCTCGCGCTGGCCATGCGCACGGGCGGGGTCGTGTTGCCGCCGGTGTACATCGGGACGGACACCATCAAACCGTTCAAAGGGTTCGGCCACACGATCGAACACAGTCCGGAGCTCGTGCGCCGGCTGTGCATCGAGTTTCTCGATCAGCTGGTCGACGAAGGCTTCCGCGTCGTGGTCATCATCACGGGCCATTGCGGCGGCGGGCATACCCGCGCGCTGGGCGAGGCCTGCCAGGCCTTCCAGAGCCGGCGCAACGACGCGCGGATCTGGCTCGTGCCGTCATTCGAACCGATCAAGGATCGTTTCCCGTCCAACCACGCCGCGCGGGGCGAGACCTCCTTCCAGATGCTCTTCAATCCCGGCGCCGTCGAACTGAACCGGCTGCCGGCCGATCGGGAGCCCACGCTGGACGAGGACGGCGTCTGGGGCGCCGACCCCCGCGAGGCCTCCGTCCAGGAGGGTCGCGAGATGCTCGATCTGTTCTGCGAGCGCTGTATTCCCCGCATCATCGACATGCTAGCCCCGTTCCGCACATGA
- a CDS encoding aldo/keto reductase yields the protein MNQRSMGRCGLTCSEVGLGTWAFASRIYGDVAENDALHAIHAALDAGITLFDTAPLYGTADEDGVAETLLGRGLGSARNDVLISSKFGRYATEKAAPNFHARRARESVEGSLRRLQTDRIDILFFHSPFGPEDIHDDVWEELERLQTEGKIRVIGHSISKFEETEAMARSWAAERRIDVIQVVYSLMNRQSSRLIADLGAAGVGIVARESLANGFLSGAITAETVFPAGSLNARYSREEIAERVRYVNTLSFLVDGEIHSMPQAAYRWVLDHPHVAVVLSGARNAAELADAVFASKAPPFTADEHAHAAAWHVHDFQAA from the coding sequence ATGAATCAACGTTCGATGGGCCGCTGCGGGCTCACCTGCAGCGAGGTCGGCCTCGGCACCTGGGCCTTCGCGTCGCGCATCTACGGCGACGTCGCCGAAAACGACGCCCTGCATGCCATCCACGCCGCGCTCGACGCCGGCATCACGCTGTTCGACACGGCGCCACTGTACGGCACGGCCGACGAGGACGGCGTCGCCGAAACCTTGCTGGGCCGCGGGCTGGGATCCGCGCGTAACGACGTGCTCATCTCCTCCAAATTCGGCCGCTACGCGACCGAAAAGGCCGCGCCGAACTTCCACGCGCGGCGCGCCCGGGAGTCGGTGGAGGGCAGCCTCCGCCGGCTGCAAACCGACCGGATCGACATCCTGTTTTTCCATTCCCCCTTCGGCCCCGAAGACATCCACGACGACGTCTGGGAGGAGCTCGAGCGGCTCCAGACCGAAGGCAAGATCCGTGTCATCGGCCACTCGATTTCCAAATTCGAGGAAACCGAGGCGATGGCGCGCAGCTGGGCGGCGGAGCGGCGCATCGACGTGATCCAGGTCGTGTACAGTTTGATGAACCGGCAATCGAGCCGGCTCATCGCCGACCTCGGCGCCGCCGGCGTCGGCATCGTGGCCCGGGAGTCCCTGGCCAACGGCTTTTTGTCCGGCGCCATCACGGCGGAGACCGTCTTCCCCGCCGGCTCGCTCAACGCCCGCTACAGCCGGGAAGAGATCGCCGAGCGCGTCCGGTACGTCAACACCCTGTCGTTTCTGGTGGATGGCGAAATTCACTCGATGCCGCAGGCGGCCTATCGCTGGGTGCTGGACCATCCGCACGTCGCTGTCGTGCTGAGCGGCGCCCGGAACGCCGCCGAGCTGGCCGACGCCGTGTTCGCCTCCAAGGCGCCGCCCTTCACCGCCGATGAGCATGCCCACGCCGCGGCATGGCACGTCCACGACTTCCAGGCCGCATGA
- a CDS encoding glycoside hydrolase family 97 catalytic domain-containing protein: MSTRLLLGLLGILTVSDALAQSHRIASPDGKLVVETEIVAPDNRLTYRITSGGKPVAEGRLGVDAGYRNHRWDRGFELRDAATRGVDDSWTPVYGERDSIPDRFNELQLTLSFPDEEATMRVEIRAYDEGAAFRYAWPEQTRLSILTIDGDATTFTFPPGTRAWHTPRAQARYERIALAEWREEAEMPLTLETPAGLYLSVTEAGLVNFSRSRLTTQSGAPNTLALRMFDRVVESSPFETPWRLILVGERPGALLEHNYLLLNLNPPSRIGATDWIRPGKAIREMTLSTAGARALVDFAADHGLDYVHFDAGWYGHEYLVDADATTVTVDSLRNPRQDLDLHAAIRYARSKGLGVILYVNHRALERQMRTLFPLYRAWGVAGVKFGFVQTGSHRWLTWLYDAVALAAEHHLMVNIHDEFRPTGHSRTLPNLMTQEGIYGNEEMPDATHNTILPFTRFVAGAADYTPAYYFREEFGHPDRHIRNTPAHQLALPALYYSPLQWLYWYDVPSRDYQGEPELQFWADVPTVWDDTRVVDGDIGVFAIVARRSGADWFAGAITNTEARTVSIPLDFLEPETDYVVDLYTDGGDEVTTRTHVQVAHALVRSRQTMVLDLLPSGGAALRFTPATADDAARYPLWPRTGLD; this comes from the coding sequence ATGAGCACCCGCCTTCTCCTGGGGCTACTCGGAATCCTCACCGTTTCCGATGCGCTCGCCCAGTCGCACCGCATCGCCTCCCCCGACGGAAAGCTGGTCGTCGAGACCGAAATCGTCGCCCCGGACAACCGGCTGACCTACCGGATCACCTCGGGCGGCAAGCCCGTCGCCGAGGGGCGCCTGGGGGTCGACGCCGGCTACCGCAACCACCGCTGGGATCGCGGCTTCGAGCTGCGCGACGCCGCCACGCGGGGCGTCGACGACAGCTGGACGCCGGTGTACGGCGAGCGCGACAGCATCCCGGATCGGTTCAACGAGTTGCAGCTCACCCTCTCGTTTCCGGACGAGGAGGCCACGATGCGCGTCGAGATCCGGGCCTACGATGAGGGCGCCGCCTTCCGGTATGCCTGGCCCGAACAGACGCGGCTATCCATCCTGACGATCGACGGCGACGCCACCACGTTCACCTTTCCGCCCGGCACGCGCGCCTGGCACACGCCGAGGGCGCAGGCGCGGTACGAGCGCATCGCCCTGGCCGAGTGGCGCGAGGAGGCCGAGATGCCGCTGACGCTCGAAACGCCGGCCGGCCTGTACCTCAGCGTGACGGAAGCCGGCCTCGTCAATTTTTCCCGGTCGCGGCTCACCACGCAGTCCGGCGCCCCGAACACCCTGGCGCTGCGGATGTTCGACCGCGTCGTCGAGTCGTCGCCGTTCGAGACGCCCTGGCGCCTCATCCTGGTGGGCGAACGTCCGGGCGCGCTGCTCGAACACAATTACCTCCTGCTGAACCTGAACCCGCCCAGCCGCATCGGCGCGACGGACTGGATCCGCCCGGGCAAGGCCATCCGGGAGATGACGCTCTCCACCGCCGGCGCCCGGGCGCTGGTGGATTTCGCCGCCGACCACGGGCTGGATTATGTGCATTTTGACGCCGGCTGGTACGGCCACGAATACCTGGTCGACGCCGACGCCACCACCGTCACGGTCGACTCGCTACGCAACCCGCGCCAGGACCTGGATCTGCACGCGGCGATCCGCTACGCCCGTTCGAAGGGCCTCGGCGTCATCCTCTACGTCAACCATCGAGCGCTCGAGCGGCAGATGCGGACGCTCTTCCCGCTCTACCGGGCCTGGGGCGTCGCCGGCGTGAAGTTCGGCTTTGTCCAGACCGGCTCGCACCGCTGGCTCACGTGGCTCTACGACGCGGTCGCCCTCGCCGCCGAGCATCACTTGATGGTGAACATCCACGACGAATTCCGCCCCACCGGCCACTCGCGGACGCTGCCCAACCTGATGACGCAGGAAGGCATCTATGGAAACGAGGAGATGCCCGACGCCACGCACAACACCATCCTCCCCTTCACCCGGTTCGTCGCCGGCGCGGCGGATTACACGCCGGCGTATTACTTCCGCGAGGAGTTTGGCCATCCGGATCGACACATCCGGAACACGCCGGCCCACCAGCTCGCGCTGCCCGCCCTCTACTACAGCCCGCTCCAGTGGCTCTACTGGTACGACGTCCCCTCGCGCGACTACCAGGGCGAACCCGAGCTGCAGTTCTGGGCCGACGTGCCGACGGTGTGGGACGACACCCGCGTCGTCGACGGCGACATCGGCGTGTTCGCCATCGTGGCGCGCCGCAGCGGCGCCGACTGGTTCGCCGGCGCGATCACCAACACCGAGGCCCGCACGGTGTCGATTCCGCTGGACTTCCTGGAGCCCGAGACCGACTATGTGGTCGACCTGTACACCGACGGAGGAGACGAGGTGACGACGCGGACGCACGTCCAGGTGGCGCACGCCCTCGTCCGCAGCCGGCAGACGATGGTCCTGGATCTTCTCCCGAGCGGCGGAGCGGCGCTGCGCTTCACGCCGGCGACGGCGGACGACGCCGCGCGTTACCCCCTGTGGCCTCGCACCGGTCTGGACTGA
- a CDS encoding zinc-binding dehydrogenase: MHLLQIESPGQAVWRPAAMPELREGEVLLRVEGVTTCPHWDMHVLDGEPMFPGMEMPYPYTPGQPGHEAVGTVERLGPGADAFPAGARVAAWRDPGGRRQGAYARYMPIHQDDLLAVGDDVPAEAIASLELAMCVQVSFDQLMRVDAVAGKRVGVSGMGPAGLIAVQMARAYGAAEVVAFDVLEDRLALARSLGADAAMHPGAFASRRRDAGALDAALDTTGLKRSIEFLVDCTRETVAIFGVLREVVGFGPANWWGGFSLMGYGQHNRAAGERALDLIASGRLDLKPLVTHTLPFTRYSEGIALLRSKEAIKILFDPWA, translated from the coding sequence ATGCATCTCCTCCAGATCGAATCCCCGGGACAGGCCGTCTGGCGGCCGGCGGCGATGCCCGAACTGCGCGAAGGCGAGGTCTTGCTTCGCGTGGAAGGCGTCACCACCTGCCCGCACTGGGACATGCACGTGCTGGACGGCGAGCCGATGTTTCCCGGGATGGAGATGCCCTACCCGTACACGCCGGGGCAGCCGGGGCATGAAGCCGTCGGGACCGTCGAGCGCCTCGGGCCGGGGGCGGATGCCTTCCCCGCCGGCGCGCGCGTGGCGGCGTGGCGCGATCCGGGCGGCCGGCGCCAGGGCGCCTATGCCCGGTACATGCCCATCCACCAGGACGATCTGCTGGCCGTCGGCGACGACGTGCCGGCCGAAGCCATCGCCTCGCTCGAACTCGCGATGTGCGTACAGGTATCCTTCGACCAGCTGATGCGGGTCGATGCCGTCGCCGGCAAGCGGGTCGGCGTCAGCGGGATGGGACCGGCAGGCCTCATCGCCGTGCAGATGGCGCGGGCGTACGGCGCCGCCGAGGTCGTCGCGTTCGACGTGCTGGAGGACCGGCTCGCGCTCGCCCGGTCGCTCGGCGCGGACGCGGCGATGCACCCGGGCGCGTTTGCCAGCCGCCGGCGCGACGCCGGCGCGCTCGACGCCGCCCTGGATACAACCGGCCTCAAACGCTCGATCGAATTCCTGGTCGATTGCACGCGCGAAACGGTTGCGATATTCGGCGTACTCCGCGAAGTTGTAGGTTTCGGACCCGCCAACTGGTGGGGCGGTTTTAGTCTGATGGGATACGGGCAACACAACCGGGCCGCCGGCGAGCGCGCGCTGGACCTCATCGCATCCGGCCGGCTCGACCTGAAGCCGCTCGTCACCCATACGCTTCCTTTCACCCGCTACAGCGAAGGCATCGCGCTGCTGCGGTCGAAAGAGGCGATCAAGATCCTGTTCGATCCGTGGGCGTGA